The DNA region ACGTTTCGAAATTTCTGGTTTAGTCGCGGTTGCAGTAGTCTGAGTTCAGATTTTGAAGTTTGCTTTTGAAGTGTcttgtgaaaaatttaacctTAACAAACTGACTCTTTAATGTGCAATGAACAGACGATCGCAATTTGTAAATAAGAAACCAGGCGGAACTTACGGCAATCTCATATTTGAGGTTTCCTGCTCGATGGTGCCCTCAAGTACACATCGACCACAAGTTCAAAAACAATTGTCTGAGCTTTGTTTGTTTCCGTTATTTGTCCCTAATCAATTTTCACCTTGATTCCTGCATGAACAAACTTCCCACAATATTTAGGACAGAAGCATCAGTGATAAAAACGCATCGTAGCTTTAAATTCCGGGAACAAGTCTTTAGAAGCGGAAGAAAAATTGCCTTTCAGTCAAAGATTAGATATTTTAGCCGGGCATATACAAAGTCCAACAAAGATTCCATGATCTCTTTATGTAAAGGTTTATTGATTGATCGCTTTTACCCTTATTGATGAAATTAACGGGTTAACCAAtccaataaaaattcaaacattttcttcattACCATGTTATTATTAGatcatgaatatttttttgtcgGTTCATCTATTTACGTTTGTTTGTCACTTTTTAATTTCGTCAGACTCTCAAAAATCACATTTTCCCTCAACCGAGGGCTTATCATGGATAAGAACTATCAATGTATTTAGATGTTTTCCTCAACAGTATGCTCACAGTGAGAACTTCTCagtgtttattgtttttttttctgtttatcaATTCCAATAATGATCCTAActgatgaggaaaaaaaatacttttacattGTAGCTCTCACGGTACGATTCCTAACAAAGCGTTTTATTGGAGAATACGACCAAACGTTAGGTAAGtaagtgattttatttttggttcATTTCTTCTTCCTGCCGGTTAAAAGCATATCTGATGTAGACGGGGTATAGTTAACGAACTTTCAACGGCTGTGATTAAATTTCTTTCCGGAAAGTAATAGCGAAGTAGAATTTTCCTCGTGCAGGGCATATGTCTTCGTAGCACGCAACAGAACACAAGAAAACAGAATATCTTGAAGGCACGGGACCATGCTAGTGCCTGTTAAGTCTGTATTCTTTTAcagttattttactttttacaatttcttcaCTTGCAGTTCATCTACGATGATCAATTCGCTACTTTTCGTGCGCAGGGTTTTTTGCTAAAAGCGTTTGCTTCATTGCTCGCGTCTTCATACGTCAGTACACAGAGCAAACGTATAAATCATTTCAAGCCGCGTTGGTCATGTTAGCATAACCATAGGAGTCATTTAATCACTTGCCGCCCTAGATTCGCAATTGACGTAATTTTACCTAAATAGGAAACTGCCTCCATTGTAGTCCAAAGTTGTCTCTCCGCGGGAAAGTTATGCTTCGGCGACGAATTCGTGAGCAGTACAGTTCAAGCCCgcaacaaacaaaagaaacttcGAGTAAATTTATGAAACTCTGTGccatattttccttttcaacgTGCATTCATATTTTGAGAACGTGATGTGAGCGAACTGCACATATTGAAGAGAAAATCTGGTTTTGTccctaaaaaaatttcaattttcacatAGAAGTGGCAGTTATACTGTGAGTTGCAAAAATTCGCATAGATTGAAATTAAGGCTTTGATGTAAACTTTGCCTCGAAGCAACTGAAGCTGTTTGTTACCAacttaatttgtttattaatttatgtTCCTCCTCTGTTGTACTGGCAACGCATCAAcggttcaaaatattttgacgGCAAGTTTCCACCTACGCTGAATAACTCGGTCGTTTTGAAGTGCTTCTAGCAAATCAGAGGAATATTCCTGCCGCTTCTTAAGACAGCTGCTCATCTGAAAACGGTTCTTCCATCAAGTTTTGCAATTTCATGTCATGtctgaatttgattttttactgGTTATATTAGATGCATAACCAAGAGGTCTTGATCGGTAAATAATCCCACTTAATGAATCACCCAGACTGAACCACCTTCCGCTTTTCGATAAGGATCGTTTTAATAGGTTTCGCTTTCCTTAACAGGCCAGACTGAACTTAAAAGCTTTCTTGCGAAAGCTGAAAGTGTCAACAATCAAAATTCTGTTTCTAAAAAAGATACACGTCCTTCTCACCAATCTCGCAACAAGCGCTAGCTTATCGGGAAAAGACACGTTAGTCTGAAGTAGCTGCAATAACCACTGTACGAAGATTCAAGAAAACTGATAAACTCTGTAAAACGTCTGCGTTGTAATAGCTTGTTGGTTCTTTTCACAGAAACAACCAATAGACACCACATCGACGTGGATGGAGAATATGTTGCACTGGACATTTTGGACACAGCAGGAAAGGTAAATCTTCCAGTTAATTACACAGAACTGCATGAGAGGATACCTCGTCTCCAGACTCCCTAGGCAAGAAcaagggagagagagagagagaggggtgGGAAGGACAAAGATTGACTActcccttcattttttttagaactCGGAAGAGAAGCTTGAGAACATCATTGGGTACGCAGACATCTTCCTTGTCCTTTACTCCATCACAGACCGCGCCAGTTTTCAAGAAGCCGGTAAGATCGTCAAGTACATAAGACGTTACAGAACTCTGGACTCCAGCAGTATAATTATCGCGGGAACTAAGCGCGATTTGGAACACTTCAGAACCGTTCGCGAGACAGACGGCTCAAGACTCACCTATTCCCTCAACTGTGGTTTCTTCGAGATAACAATTTCCGAAAGTTTTGCTGAAACAGTAAACATgtttaatgagatcttgagacAATATTTAAACGCGCATCCTTCGCAAGATCCAGCTGGCACAATTACCACCGCTCACTCCCCGACCCCCATGATTTCTCAACATAAAGAAATGAAGTCTCCGTCTTCTTGGGCAAAGGTCAAAGGATTGAAGACAATGCCTTTTAGAAGAAAGTCTACACAGGCTGTTGCCTGTTAATCAGCTTGGCTTGGAAAGAAACGCCCAGAATTTATGTCTCTGGGAAATTTAGCCACGCACGTAGCATTTATACGGATGATAAGGAAAATAACAGGGAATATATAAAACAACACAGTTTCCTCATTGCATCCGAGAGGATTCGCTTTTAAAGGACTCTTGTATACGATTCTCAACCCAGACAACTTCAGATATCTGGAAATAGACACTTCTTAAATTTAGACATTTGAgtttgaaaatcaaagaacTTGGACCTCGCGTAGGATCAAGTAAAATCCACGCGAAATATGCAGTATAAACATGTAATATGGAGCTTCACCCATTTGAGGATGAAGAAAACCGTAGTTTGTGGATTATGATCTGAATCGATATAACCTGTGTATAAACGTGTattaatattttcagttttcttctgCTACTAATTTAACTGTAGCCGGaagtaattataaaaagatCCCCCACAAGACAAGCTTGGAAATTTTATCACCACCTTAGTCTGCACAGTTCATAGTTTTTGGGAGCGCACGATTTACAAACTCATCTGCAGCAACCTTCCCCATTGCTCATATGTTAGATTCTTTAGTGAAACTCCTTCCGGGCAATTAGCTCTATGCAGTACTCAGAAATCTCCATGCTCAATGAAGTGGGTGTGCAAAAGACGAAGGGAACGCCTACGTGTTTCGCTTCTCCTTCCTGTAAATCTTTCCTCTTTTGGCTCGTTCCCATTCCAAAGACCTAGGGTAGAGAAAGATTTCTATCAGAAATACGAACTAATAATGCTTTTCTTGTCTATATGCCCGGCATTAATCTAGTCTGCAAAAAGCAAGAGACCAAATCCAGAATACACAAGGCTCTAAGGTATTCTGACACGTTAGagaaaatgttgtaaataaaattatttacttgAACAGTAACGTTTTAGGTTTGTTAATTTGAATAGAATCTATAAACAGTTGGTAATTAATTGgtctttgaaggaaaaaagtgCCAATAAAACACTGTATAAATATCCGATTCAGTATGTTAAACTTGtcaggggggtgggggaggggggaatgtttgaaaaatacatCTTCGAGTGACTGCCTATACCTAATCGCATTacttcattcaattttttaaactgtttcttCTAATCATCGttcatgtacatttttttttcctgtagttAGTCATTTAATGTTTTAATGCAGCATGCATTTTACAGCACTTGAGTTCCGGAACGCAGTGATTGCCAGAATAAGACCTTTTCTCCTATTTCACACCCAAGCATTTTTGGGTCCATTGGGCGGGTTTTTGACGGCGAAATCAAGTCCCAACAAACACATAACTCATCAAACGCAATCTTCTGGACAAATCAACTTCAACACCTACAAGATTTGAAACTTGAAATATGTTGTCAAAACTTGCTCACTCATCTAGCTTTTTTCCTTACTGGTGATGCTCCTGATCTCTACAAGTAACGCAGCAAATCATGAGCAAACTTACATTATTCGATCTATGCATATCATGTAAAGGTGCTGCTCCGATCGCGTGACAAATCCCGGGTGAGCTCCTCAGTTCGTGTAGCGCAATACTCGTCTATGGTCTCCTTAAGACTTGACATGGCCCTGTTTCGACTCACGTTCTTCTCAACCATTTCCATAATTTTGCTGTGAGATGATCTCCTTGCCCCGTTCAGAACCCGTTGAGTCATTTTGTACTTCATTGTCTCTCGGATTGCTTCTATAAACACGAATTCGATGTCTTGATAGCTCGCCTTCGTGGAAACCTCGTGAAAGGCCAAACAGTTCAATTTTTCAGCAAGCTGGATTCCATCTTGTTTCGACACTTCAACTCGGTCACTCCCTACTTCTCTCTTATTTCCAACCAACAACAGAACAGGATGGTCAGCTTCTCGCACTTTTTCCAGATGATTCCAAGCACCAGTAAGTTCTTCAAAGCTTGTTCGATCGTCCACTGCATAAACCAGAATAAACGCGTCTCCCCACAGAGCATGGACGTCATTTTTCTCAATATAGTCCTACATCAACCATGAGAAAACGATTATCAATTTTTAGATTACGAAGCCTGTTCCATTTAGTAAACAAAGCGAAATAGTGAACGGTGCAGCAGCAGCGGAGGAGTGCAAAAAAAACCTGGGAGGTTTGGATCGGGTCGGTTAAGGAACCGACTCGACCCAAGCCTCCTCATTTTTCCTCCCCTAGTATCGCGCCGTTTACTGCCACGCCTCGTTTACTTAACTGAACGTCTGAAACAGGATTTAGATCCTTTGGTTTATCTTTACGTACGCTATTCCATTTGACCGATTACAGGCGTCAGTTACATTAAACACTGTCCCATAAAGGTAACTGAGCTGCTAACTAGCATCCAGATACCAGCCCCACTCGTGTAGGCTCTGTGATCATCTCTTTTAGACAAGTATAAAGTTTGGTTGTATAATTATGATTCTGTTAATTCCCCCAATGAACtgaattaaaatcatttatCTGAGTTCAAACTTATCAAAGGGATTCttaacaatttacaattttatcacATCTCGTCCGtcgatttttctatttttatcagtttaccTACGGCCAGTGTAGTTAATTTAACTGAGCGCGAGCACAATTGCCCTTGAAGCAAAcgcttcaaacatttttaaataatgataGTACTATTAACAATTATTACactaatagtaataataacagcTTTCAAAGGACCTTTCCGAACGTTCTCAGTGTATTATCATAGGATGAGGGTCAAAAAATCACTCTCatttttagaaataattttaatcagatGCACCATTAAAAGAAGGCATTAAGAAGATCGGTGTCATAGCACACCGCTACAATCGTAGGATTATAAACACACGCCTTCTTAAGTACccagatttttaaaaaaaattttttttttttccattcgtCCCTCACACTATAAATTTACTACTCttctttctcaaaatattcCATATACTCTCGCTTGCACTTTTCCTTGATGGTCTCAATTAGTAGAGACGAGAAAATAATTGAACGAGAAGAAAGAGCGTAAATGGGTACCAAGAATGCTAGCAAGAGGTCAGGGAGGTTTGCCTGGAAAAGGCTACATTTTTACTGGTCATTTTCTCTGTAAAACGACTGCTACAGCACGGCGCGCACGCACGAGTGTTCTATTTGTCACTCCATACCTTGCCTCCAGACTCCAGGATCTCCACACGGACATCTTGATTTTCCAGTCTAGTATGATGGTGATATATTGAACCTaaagaaatttggaaaatgaaaaaacacgCACGCCCACTGAACAATAATTTGCAGGACAGAAAAACAGGCGTTAAAGGCCTACCATTCAGATGAACCCATTTGGAGCGATTATATAACGAAACTGCACCTAATTGATTATTATTTAAGCAAATCGTTCACTTAACAAGTGCCCTGGTGCAATACAAAAGCGATAATGGAGGCGTATACGCCATAGGGTATCCTTCCTTACCCGGCCTACACTGTCAATCAGTTTTACGTCGAGGGAACAGAACACATCTTTCCAACGAACCCTCGATAAGACTGAATCGTGATAAGCACATTTAAGCTGATTAAAGATCCGCCGATTTAGCAAGTGATAAACCTTATCGATGGCTGTTGAATGGGACCAAATCtatattgtttatttattcactcGATACATTAACCATGTAACTGTCGAATGGTTTTATGGCTATGAAATCAATTGGCTTAACAGAACCCCGCTGCAAATTTGGACCaaatcaaatttcaagttttctgGCTTTAAACATTCAGAATTCTCGTCCAGCAAATCTTTTGAATATCATtgctggacaaaaaaaaattacacaaagtaCTACTGCGAATGTCAACTGTGCGAGATAACTCCTAACTAGCCATCATCATATTCAAACAGAAggaaagaattaattttcatgaaattctAGTACAACAATACTTATCTCGGCTTAACACGGAATTGAGAAATGGTTATCACCGCCTGAATATAAACATCGTACCATAACAAAATGTAATAACCTCATAATCAATCCGGTTAAAATTTAGCTGTGAAAAGTGTTTCGTAAGATAACGACAAATTATGCAGATGTTCTgtaaaaataagataaattcaGTCATTTTAAGGTAGAAAACCGATGACCAACTCAATTTAATCATTTGATGTACCCGAAAAGCGTCATAATCCGACACTGAATGGATTTAAGTTGACCTCTAACATTAAACAAAGGTGCTACTAATACCCGATAAATATTGATAAAAGAAGCCTCGGCTAATGCATgttaattcttttttctctttcggCACGAGTCAAAAGactaaatgaaagaaaatcttgtTTCTCCAGAATTTGAAGATAGCTCGAGCATCGCGCGAGCCAAAAATTGGAAATTCAATGGCTTGCTTGCCGGCCATGACAGCTTCGCGTTGGTGATTGCATGTGTAAACACAAATTCTTGGTTGTTCCATTAAAGGCTTTTTCTTATGAATTGTCGGTTACTTGTGAAGGTTGTAGGACTTGTAAAATAAACAGAGTTAGAGCTACATACGTACCGACGTTGGGGTCATACTCTCCTATGAATCTCTTAGTTAGAAATCTCACGATCATTGCTGGAAAGAAATTCAAACGGAATTCAAACGTACTGTAACCAGCTAGGTTAATATACATGTACGGAGCTTTCGCCGCAAAATATTGTTACTTAAGCTAACAAGAGAGTGTGCAAAAGGGACAAAAGATATGAAGAATAACAAAGCACATAACTTTAAGTATATGTGTTGAAAAATGCGTGAAAATTAAACACATTGGACAGAGGACAAACTGTTATGCTTAGTTCTACCTGATTTTCCAACACCAACTTTTCCCACAAGCACAAGTTTGACCAAAATTGGTTTCTTCGCTCCATCGCCGCAAGCTTGTGCTTTATCCATGTCAGCGCGTCTTGAGTGGAATACCAGATCGTTTGTGCTCCTTGTCTGTTGATTATGTGTTAATTTGTGGTTATTGTGTCAGGCGACTTCTCACTAAACTGTTTGCATAGCATACAATAGGTTTTCATCAATTTACAAGATGTCGCGTCGGCGCTGTTAATTACCTTGCACTCATTTCAATAACAAGTACTTTATGGGCACTAAATAAGTTTTATTCCATTTTTCTGAACAGGTTTAAGTCTGATCAGGTATGGAGAACAGAATAGGAAAAGCGGCTAAAGTGTATCTTCACTCCTAAAGAAAAGTGCAACAAGGTAAGTAATGGTATAGATGAAGCatggactggaccattggaCACTTGGACCATTGGACTATTTTTTTTGGACGATCATTTTTggaccttttttcttttttggatttctttttttggaccattttatctacTATCAGAGAGGGGAGAGGCAGACCATTAGCACTCAGAGAGGGATGGGATACAATATACAGTCTATCAGTACTCAGGCACGGGTGGGAAGCAGACTGTTATTACTTTGGGAGGGGTGGGAGACAATTAttacgcagggaggggtggctTTATGGCGTCATTTCTCTTTCACATAGCTAGTGCATTGATTCCACAAAAGTGCAAATTACAGAATTACCTTTTTCGAGAAAAACCGATTTCTAGTTCATAAATTTCGTATTCCCCTTTTGCAAATCACCGAGTTTGAGttaatttcacaaattacagtttttcatttcgtttcgtcTCGCAATTTACGGTAAGCCCTCTAAGAGACAATAACAAGAAAACCTCTGTCTTTCGCAATGACACCGACACAAAACGAAAtctcttttcaatttctgaaaCAGTCAAGGTTGATAAGTGGCTGCTAACTATAACTGCAGGCCAGATCAAAATAAttcgcaaaaaggaaaaaagctgaattgtacaaataaagttaaaatgtgTGGCTTGTGGGGAAATAAGCAATGATTTTTTCAATCTACACCTTATACAGTACCTTGAGTACCAACTGTCTCCCACCCCTTCCTGGGTAATAAATGGTCCAGAAAGTAAAGTtccaaaaaattatgtaaaaaatAGCGTGACCATACAACCCCTAGTTATTTTCAATGCTATGAAAATTGTGCCATGCCGTCTTTGACTgtctatttttcatttttcctctgGCCCATCTTTTACTTCTTCTGCAGTTCATTGCCGACCGCTGACCAATCTTGTGTTACCGTAT from Pocillopora verrucosa isolate sample1 chromosome 1, ASM3666991v2, whole genome shotgun sequence includes:
- the LOC131794080 gene encoding ras-related and estrogen-regulated growth inhibitor isoform X2, which produces MPLRNGQDSLDKDSASRQAMKQRRKLGYSNQVNLRNIRIAVMGQDGVGKTALTVRFLTKRFIGEYDQTLETTNRHHIDVDGEYVALDILDTAGKNSEEKLENIIGYADIFLVLYSITDRASFQEAGKIVKYIRRYRTLDSSSIIIAGTKRDLEHFRTVRETDGSRLTYSLNCGFFEITISESFAETVNMFNEILRQYLNAHPSQDPAGTITTAHSPTPMISQHKEMKSPSSWAKVKGLKTMPFRRKSTQAVAC
- the LOC131794080 gene encoding ras-related and estrogen-regulated growth inhibitor isoform X3, which codes for MKQRRKLGYSNQVNLRNIRIAVMGQDGVGKTALTVRFLTKRFIGEYDQTLETTNRHHIDVDGEYVALDILDTAGKNSEEKLENIIGYADIFLVLYSITDRASFQEAGKIVKYIRRYRTLDSSSIIIAGTKRDLEHFRTVRETDGSRLTYSLNCGFFEITISESFAETVNMFNEILRQYLNAHPSQDPAGTITTAHSPTPMISQHKEMKSPSSWAKVKGLKTMPFRRKSTQAVAC
- the LOC131794080 gene encoding ras-related and estrogen-regulated growth inhibitor isoform X1, which gives rise to MKKTTSRNPSSGKQSHSHSLDKDSASRQAMKQRRKLGYSNQVNLRNIRIAVMGQDGVGKTALTVRFLTKRFIGEYDQTLETTNRHHIDVDGEYVALDILDTAGKNSEEKLENIIGYADIFLVLYSITDRASFQEAGKIVKYIRRYRTLDSSSIIIAGTKRDLEHFRTVRETDGSRLTYSLNCGFFEITISESFAETVNMFNEILRQYLNAHPSQDPAGTITTAHSPTPMISQHKEMKSPSSWAKVKGLKTMPFRRKSTQAVAC
- the LOC131794081 gene encoding ras-related and estrogen-regulated growth inhibitor-like, whose protein sequence is MDKAQACGDGAKKPILVKLVLVGKVGVGKSAMIVRFLTKRFIGEYDPNVGSIYHHHTRLENQDVRVEILESGGKDYIEKNDVHALWGDAFILVYAVDDRTSFEELTGAWNHLEKVREADHPVLLLVGNKREVGSDRVEVSKQDGIQLAEKLNCLAFHEVSTKASYQDIEFVFIEAIRETMKYKMTQRVLNGARRSSHSKIMEMVEKNVSRNRAMSSLKETIDEYCATRTEELTRDLSRDRSSTFT